The stretch of DNA CTGTACGTGCGGCAGCTCAAGCTCGGGCCGATGGACAACTTCGTGTACCTGGTGGGGGCCGCGGACGCCCCCGAGGTGCTGGTGGTGGATCCGGCCTGGGATGTGCCGGCCATCGAGCGCGCGGTGGTCGAGGACGGCAAGCGGCTGGTGGGGGCGTTCGTGTCGCACTGCCACAAGGACCACATCAACGGCCTGCCGGAGCTGCTGTCCCGGCACGACGTGCCCGTGTACGCCCAGCGCGAGGAGGTGGCGTTCTCGGAGGATCTGCGCGCCCTGAGCGATGCGCTGCGGCCGGTGGGGCCGGGGGAGGCGCTGACGGTGGGTCCAAAGACGTTCCACGCGCTCCACACGCCGGGCCACACGCCGGGCTCGCACTGCCTGTTTGCCGGGGATGCGCTGGTGTCCGGGGACACGGTGTTCATCAACGGGTGCGGGCGATGTGACATGCGCGGGGGCAACCCGGAGGACATGTACCGCTCGCTGTCCCAGGTGCTCCTGCGGGTGCCGGACGAGACGCGGCTGTGGCCCGGGCACGACTACGCGGACGTGCCCGTGGCGGCGATGGGGCAGGTGCGCCAGGGCAACCCGTACTTCGCCTTTCCGGACGTGGCCTCCTTCGTGGCGTTCCGCATGCGGCCGAGGCGGTGAGCGTGGACCCCACCACG from Stigmatella aurantiaca encodes:
- a CDS encoding MBL fold metallo-hydrolase — protein: MSRENLYVRQLKLGPMDNFVYLVGAADAPEVLVVDPAWDVPAIERAVVEDGKRLVGAFVSHCHKDHINGLPELLSRHDVPVYAQREEVAFSEDLRALSDALRPVGPGEALTVGPKTFHALHTPGHTPGSHCLFAGDALVSGDTVFINGCGRCDMRGGNPEDMYRSLSQVLLRVPDETRLWPGHDYADVPVAAMGQVRQGNPYFAFPDVASFVAFRMRPRR